A segment of the Trifolium pratense cultivar HEN17-A07 linkage group LG7, ARS_RC_1.1, whole genome shotgun sequence genome:
AGCCTGGTAAGAGTCTCGTCCACTGGACTGCcctttaatattataaatatgataACTAATCATTTTGAAAGATGTATTGCTTTAATAAAATCTAGTATTAGCCGTGAGTGTTACCGTACAAAACTATAGATCAAGATTGATCAATGCTTATCTAAAAGCTGGTTTGTTGCATGCTTACTTTTTTACCTTTTAGATTGATTgacataaatcaatttaaacCTAAAGTTGCTTCACTATTTATTTGAGTTTAGAAACTTTGTAAAAAAACTCATATTTGCCAATGCACTTTTTATTTAATCAGGTTATTCTAAAAGATAATTTCATCAAGCTTCATCAAGGAACCTTACAGTGTATTATTGACTGTTTAAGATAAGTCAAACATTTTAGAGCATGTTTAGTAACAGTTTCTATAGTGTCTATAACAAATTCTAGTaggaagttaaaaataaaataaactcagAATAATCTAATGACTAATACATTCAGGTGCTAAATAGCTTCTCATTCCTGGCAGTTCAAAATGCATAATTCattatgaagaagatgaagctgttgtttttttattaaagtcaCACAACCACATTCGAGCATCATGCATGTAGTTTTCTTATAGTTGGCCCCCCTAACATTCAAGTCTAGCTACCGACTCAGAAAAATAAGGGGAATACATGCAGAAGCAGAGAAAACTCGCAACTTTCGAAATCATAAGTAATTACCTACACTGCATGTCATTGTtattaaatatttcaaattcaaaatgcAAACTTTATCACAACACTTTAAGAGTCAATAGATTCAAAAGACAGAATAGATACTAAAAAGTAAAACCGAACACTGAAACTGAAATAAACCCTGAAATAAAAAAGCAACGAATCCATGATGAAAACAGTAACAAATAACAGACTCAGAAGAAGGAAACTTACCACAATTCCACTTTCCTTTGGATTGGAAGAAGGCCTCGTCACGATTAATGCAGGAAGGGTGGTAAGCCTTGGGGCAACCCCTAATGATGAGCAAAGAAAAGACAATGAAATTtccaaataaacaaacaaaaacataatgAATGCTATCAAAAAGCCAATAATGTGAGTGAGTATCAAGTATCACCTGCGGTCACAGAGCACAAGGTCACCACCATCAAAGCAAATGAAACATACGTCCTCTTCCGTCTTTTTCTTCGAAGGAACTCTTCCAGTAGACTTCGAATTCTTCCCATTCCCACGCTTCCTTTTCCCACCACTCACACTCTGCTCCTCCTCCGTCACCTCCATCTCCTCAGCAGCCTCTTTATCTTCTGTTAAACCACCATCACCATCCActtcagcttcttcttcttcctcttcttcttcttcttcctgctCTTGCTCTTGTTCTCCATCTTCTTCtatttcttctccttcttcttcttcttccttcccGTCTTCTTCTATTTCATCTACTTCTTCCTTTTGGCCTTCTTCgttttcttctccttcttctacCTTCTCGTCTTCTTCTATTTCATCTCCTTCTTCCTTCTCATCTTCTTCCTTTTCATCGTTGTTTTCGTCTTCGTCATCTCCCACCAGAGGAGCTTCATCTGTGTTTTCATCATCCCTAATTTGAACCTCCTCTTCTTCGATTATCAAATTGGCTTCTGCCTCTTCCACATTCTCAGGTTCCAAATCAACGTTGTCAGTTCcttcatcctcctcctccttcttCTCCTCCTCCACAACAATTTCATCTTCAATACCATCCATCGCCTGCATTTCACCGCCCTCAGCCGGTGCCACgtcatcaacaacaacctcCGTGTTTACTGTGGCATCACTCGTCTCACCTGTAATCACGGCCTCAAACTCTCCGGCGGTGTGGATGTCGGCATTGATTGGGAGGTCCGGCGGCGGAGGAGAATCGGCGGATTGTTGGAGAGTTGGTGGAAATTGGTTACGTGAAGCTTCGTCTTCTTCGGCATCCATAGGGAAATTGAAATCCCTAACGAGATAAGGGAAATTAAATGCGACAAAGCAAAGTACAGTTAATTGAAATGAAAGAGGATTATTGATTAATCGATTATTCCTTCGTTGGTGACttttatatattgattgaaTGATTGATTCTGTTGTTGTTTGAAATTGTAATTGGGTTGCGTTGTGTGTCTCTTCTCTACAAACCAAACTACCACCGTTTCGTTGCTTACAACTTGTTACTGCTTTGCTTCCTTCGAATTGGAATCGAATGAATGAAACCAAAGCTTGTTTACGCTGTGCCCTAGTCACTCACACTACTTTATGGGCCAATACCATTTTTCAGCCCATTAACAAACCAcgtcctattttttatttttgaagccaataccatttttatttctattttttttttacaaaaattttatttcttcttaGAAAAAGATAAGTCTATTATTTAAAGATTCTCCCactttatttgtaaaaaaaatatatatattttccatttttagCCCTTTGTTGAGTGAGTttgtgattaaaaaaattgaatgagtTTGCAAAAATGATTAcgtgttgtttttttatatcaGTGACAAATATTTCTTCCGCCCCATATGTTCTTCTCTGACTATCGTTGtaatcttttaataaaaaagatgGAGTAATGTTGTTGTCGTCTATGAAATCCTGATACGTGACATGATACCGATACGATACGGTCGGgatacattatttaaaaattaaatttaaaattaaatatatataaatgcacaatatataaacataactaaaatcgataatgataaaaaactaacattcaaattattcaaaTTGAGCAGacaagtgacaattacatatttAAGTTAAGTATTACCCAAAAAAGAGGTGGGATGGGTAGcctcaactggttaagctagttgagctacgGGCTAAGGAGTTGAAGATCCAGAGTTCAAGTCTTggcaaaaagaaaaactaacataacaatataatatactaataatttgcgcttatataaaaaaaaaagtactaccCAAATAGCTGGTAACATCATAttctaacattcaatacttaagaaaaaacacaaattgtaTCAGTCTATTTTCCTATGTTTCCATCATCAAATAACATTAATTGTCCAATACTTTTCGATACAAAAATTAATCAACCTCCTCTCTAAGAAGATCTCATCGTCCTTAGACTTCGATTGAAAAACATGAAACCACCTTATCCGTGCAATTTTGCTAACCTTCCTGGATCCTCCTCAAAGAAACACGTGTGTTTTGCAGCTGAGCAACAATTTGttcacacatttttttttcgCACTTTTAGTGacttaaaaatttgttaagaaaaaacacttaaaaataaattaatttatatttgaatacaTTAAATTGGCCACCATCTCGTTTTTGTCTTTTGAAGCAATATATTTGTtggtatttaatattttttatactacTCTTGAATTCAGTTTATtctatttgttttactttttcatatgttttaaatataattcattccgtaatataaattattaatatatatatatatatatatatatattacatcaaatttattattttacggtgtattttttttaatctaactaaacttaattcatttcatCGGCTAATAAATGTTAAAAACAGACCCCCGACAAAGTAACTCCCGAACAGCCCATTGTTGTCACGAAAACAAACCCCTGACAAAGTAACTTAAGCATAGACCGCAGCGTCAACATTGCACTTCAACCAACCGAACCAGGACTTTTCCCATTGAGCCGACCGCTGATCTTCATACGAAGATGTCTCACACTGTTGCCTTTTTTGAACAACAACCTAAGCATTCCAATTATCGAATGCCATACAACCAATTTGGCTTGGCGGTTGGATACTGCCGTTCCAAACTTAATCATTACGTTTATGCCATATTCACCACAACAACGTTGCTATCCTACCCAGAGTCGCACTCTCCTCCTCTCATCTCTACACATAGCAAATTAAATACACAATTGGAACATATTAAATCGGATTTTTACCCAAACCGAACTGCGAAGCGAACACACATACGAGGGGTAAAGCTGGAAACACATCCAcaaaattaattgatttcaaCTAGAATCGATTTTAGCACAAAATTGATTATTGTTCTTAACTGAATACCAAACATTAGCGAAACACTCTTTAACACACTCTTTTACTACAATAAAGTGAAACTGTATAAACTGTTCTAATTCATATGGATTCCACTAAATCATGTAGTCCCTACATAAATGAGTGTGTAGGTAGCATAATTCATCTTGAAGAACTTATACAAATAAGCTAAGAGCTATAGGACACGTCATAAGTTGTTTCGATATGCTCTACCAAACAGTCACACAAGTCACAAGTGCTTGTGCCAATACATCAGCtcaaataagctaattcaaactaGCCTTAACTAGTAAAGAGCCATTGGAAAAATACACTGATATGGTTTAGAGCTTTCGGTTTGTGGATGTGTAGTGTTCTGCCACATATCATTAAGGGATTTTTATAGAATAGGAAAAGTATGATGGGAAATTCTAGGTTGTGTTATTTGGAGAAAGACTTTTCTTagaatagatagatagatagatttaataattgaataaaagTGAGTGTATGTGTCTAATGGTTATATTATCCGTTGTTGAAATTCGGGGAATTTAGGTGAAAgaatatgagaaaataataaggaataataaaatattattgataataatgtcaataaccctaattacaatatttacattatttacattaatcaaatagtatgatactaccttggtatttataaccaagtgaataaatttaaatctaaactaaatccctttattatagggctaagaataaacaaactaaATCGAGATATTTtcacaacaaataatattataatattttttattctaacactccccctcaagctaaaacttactaagctttaagcttgttacaaaattaaccctgaaaataaattaaatccattgatagcaagcCAACCAAGAGCAGCAACCAAAGAAGCAGTAGAGGAGTGACTGAAGAGATGAATCCAtatcaaattaagtaaaaatacccgcggattgaaatATCACAAACGGGggcccgcggattaaagaatcacaaacgggtaactgTGGTTAAAGGTAACgggacccgcggattaaagaatcacaaacgggtaacggGATTAAAGGTAACgaaaagaatcacaaacgggtaacgggacccgcggattaaagaatcacaaacgggtaatgggattaaaggtaacggggacccgcggattaaagaatcacaaatgGGTAACAAGATTAAAGATAACTgggacccgcggattaaagaatcacaaacgagtaacaaaataaaaagaaatttcaatgacggctagggtttatatgaaaaaaaggttaagtaaagcatatatgaacaaaaaggTAAGTAAAACGAAGAATAATCGAGAGTTAAATTTCGGGGAAAATTGCAGCGGAATTATGTTTCAAGGTGGATAccatggctctgataccatgttgtAATTTGGGGAATTTAGGTGAAAgaatatgagaaaataataaggaacaataaaatattattgataataatgtcaataaccctaattacaatatttacattaatcaaatagtatgatactaccttggtatttataaccaagtgaataaatttaaatctaaactaaatccctttattatagggctaagaataaacaaactaaatccgagatattttctcaacaaataatattataatattttttattctaagAGATGGGAAATTCTAGGTTGTGTTATTTGGAGAAGAGTTGTGTTATTTGTACAACAATTTTGCTACAAATTGTTTGGACAACTTTTTGTTCCTTCTTCATCTAgcacaaaaaacaataaagtgagagagaatgagagagagtaaaaatataatgtgaGTATGAGAGAGAGTTGTCCAAAATGTTGTACAAAATTAGTTGTACAAATAACATTTCTCTTTGGAGAAAGACTTTTCTTagaatagatagatagatagatttaataattgaataaaagTGAGTGTATGTGTCTAATGGTTATATTATCCGTTGTATGAAAAATAGGCTTGGCTTGAACCACTGAATATTCCATCTGGGAAGTCTTCTGTATGTGACTTTTGTGGAGAGCCTTTACAATTTCTGCTTCAGGTATGCATCTAACAGTAACACTTGAAACTATTATTTGATGTGGTTATTGTTTGTTTCCTACCTTGCATCATCACAAACCGTATGAAAAAACCTTTGAACTGATAGGTTTATGCACCAGTTGTTGAGAAGGAAACTACATTTCACCGGATGCTATTTGTTTTCATGTGTCCTTCCATGACATGTCTTCTCAGAGATCAGCATGAGCAATGGAAACGCGATCCAGAGAAATTATGCAGAAGGTATTTGCTCATCCTCTCTGAATTTAGCTCCTTTGACTGCTGATCTCTGATAATACAGTGATTTGTTGAAGCATGAAGGTTTTCCGTTGTCAGTTACCTCGCAACAATCCTTTTTACTCGAGTGAATGCCCCAAATACGATGGAAGCGACAAACCTACTGGCAGTGGAGGTTGGTTTACTCATCATCGTATTATATTTGTCTCATTTTGCTGAAAATAATCTCATCTTACAATTATTTGTTAGGACCATTTATATTATCTCCGTGTCCCACTTTGATGAATGTTCTAGATCTACCTCTATTCTGATGGAATATTTTCTCACTTTCAGCTGCTCTATGTGATTGGTGTGGTACCTGGAAAGGAGACAAGCTCTGCAGTAGTTGCAAACAAGTGCGGTATTGCTCCGAGAAACACCAGGTATCTGATTTGCTCGTGTCTACTAGTAATAGTTTTCTCTCCATAGATTTGATTCCTATAACATTCTTTCTCTTTCAACGTACAGGCCATGAGTTGGCATGCAGGGCATTAAATTGCTTGCCAGCAAATAAAAGTTTCTTCACCTGTTTGTGGACCCGACAAAAATGGAACCACCTCGTTGGAATCTCGTAAAGGTCACGGTGGTTTAAAACTTCTATGTTTTGCAGGGATTGTTTGCTTCTTGTTGATAACAAAAACGTTTCTCATTTTTCTAGACAAAGTCAATAAACTAAAAATCTAAATTATAACAGTACTCGGACATAATGATCTATTCCTGAAAAGAAAGTGAAAAGTGTATCTGACTAACAAAGTTCAAACATGCTTGATGCCATTCCAGATAAAATATATGACTATAATTTATATTAGAGGCttagtatataaaattttatgataTCTACTATTTAGCTTCCTGTTAATTCACATCTTGGAGCATTTACTGTACAGTTGGAAACAAAAGCACGTGGCCTGAATTTGAGATCATTGAAGATCAAAGTGAATGTAACGGAGACAAATATGAGGACAATACCTTAGCTAATTCCTTGATTTTGAGGAATAGGAGTGATGACACTGAATTCACTCATGGATAGTTTTCAGGTATTAACTTGTTTTCATTAAGATTTACTTTTTTGTAGTATGTTATTTGCTAATTATATTGTGTGCGAATAGGGTGATGATGACAAAAAGAGTTGGGCCCATTTCCAGGAACGCATTGCCAAAGCCCCTGAACAAGTGTTAAGGTGATTAATGTTTTGTAATTTTGGATTGTTTAACTGATTTATAAATCTGTCTATGTGACAGATTATTTTCTGAACTGAATGGGAGAAAATGTTGCCAAAGGATTTATCTTGCTATAGAAGATAGATAAACAGGAAACCAGGAAAACTATTCTTTGCTATGTATATCTAACCTATCATTTGTGGCTATAAACTTTTTTATCATTCTATATTTGCATAATCTGATAATCATTAATATTGAAGTAGGGAGCCAACAGTTGGAAAATAGATTATAGAAGGTGTCTTGTTTTGATAATCATGTATCGAGATATGTGTACAAAATTCATCAATATATAACCTGGATGATGCTACTGtttttatcaatatatatttatgtatttatttgtgCAACTTGTGGTATAAAAACAGGTATTATAGGAATTCTAATTCTAAGCCAACATGGCCCGTTTTAAGTGGTCGGCCATCCAAAGATGATATCCCTAAATGCATCTATTGCGGTGGATCCATGTGTTGTGAATTTCAGGTATTTATTATTGTTGTGATTCTGCATGTACTGCCATTTCTCTTGTTTGGTCAACCAAATATTTTCTGTTTCCTTCTGATAATACTGAGTTGTTAATATTGGGTTTTCCAGATTTTGCCACAGCTGTTGTATTATTTTGGGGTGGAGAATGAAGTGAACTCTTTGGATTGGGCTTCTATTGTCGTGTATGCATGTGAAGCTTCTTGTGAAGCAAGTTTGCCTTACAAGCACGAATATGCTCGGGTTCAACTTTATTCACCTTCTGCCTGCCCAATAGTGTAATGTTTGAGCTCTAAGCAAAGATGTTTTTTCCAGCTTAGGTAGGAAGTATGAGATAGGAGGATTTTCTACATTTACTTCACCCAACAATTTTGGATTATGACAGGTGCTTGTGTAATTTATATGCTTTATTTTTGCCTCTGTTGGAAGAAATTTCCCCCCCTTAGCAGATAGATATAGGTAATCGTTTGGTTGTTTTTACATAGAGAATAAATCTCATGTTATTTTTGTAAGAGATTCTTACATCAATTTCACACTTTTTCATTCCCTAAACTCATTATATTATTCCCTATGTCTTGCTCCATTTTCATATCCTTATGTTTGAGAaactgttaatttttattttgaaacttaTTTGTTTGGTTGTGTGGAAATCATAATGCTTGATAGTTGGAAAATTTTGCAATGGATGAAAATCGCAAGTGGTAAGTAATTAAATACATGAATTGATGACTATTATTAGATGGCGTGTTGATAATGATATACACCTACCGAACACTAAGCAAAAATtcctttttagattcattaggTAGTTAATATATCTAGTTTATAATATCATAGAATGCAAAATTTTGTAAGTGGTAAGTAATTAAATGCAAAAATAATTCATGTCACCTCCATGTACTTTTTCATTAGGATACAATTAAACTCCACAAACAGCTGCATTATTGACATTTGGGCACAAATGCCAACTCCAAAGCTGCAGAAAATagcaaatgaaaaagaaaaagaaaaaaaaaatgacacttGGATGGTAATCTGATTTCCATAGTTGTTCAGTCCTGCAAGAAAATGAATAACACCACCTTAAGTAATACTCTCTCTTGGAAAACATGTAAAACAATTAGGAACAAGAACACGACATCATGCAAACGGACAATTTTTTAGAGCTAAGTTATGTATGTAAGCACAATTTTATCTTACACATTTAATGTGATTTTTAacaaataagataagataactAACATGCCTTTGCAATACATTACAATAGTcttaaagaaaattataataagCAAAAGGGAACCTTGTATAACAGTAAGCTAGCATACAATCATGTTACTTGAGATAAAGATGGAATGTGTAAGGAAATCACTTGTTAAAGAACCAACCTTGTCAAGCAAAACAATAGCTATCACATGACCATTTATTAAAGAACACTTgttgagagaaaaagaaaggaatGTACCAATTTCTCTCATTTAGTTGTGGAGGAAAACAGGGAAAGTTATCCACAAGGAAACAGAAGAGGAAGATTGatatgaatgaaaaattattacaaaaatCGGTTTAACATAAACACATGTTCTTTCTTGTCAGTTCTCCCATCTAACCAAACAAGAGGGGAGTTTTCAgacttgttttcttttttcttccaaCGGTTTATATGGTTTGTGATTGATATTACATGAGAAATGGGAATAAATGTTTGTATGTGTTAGTTCTTCAACTTGTGATACTACAGAACAGTGTTACTTATTAGCATATTAATTAATGTAAGTAAGTAtctatcaaaaacaaaaaagataaagaattgtgacaaaaggaaaaactaaaaaagaagAGAACAGAACAAAATACATGCCTCGGATGCATCCTCCCATGGATCCGGCCCCTTTACCAACCTTGCCAACTTTGGAATTAGAGGAGGATATATAGCAGAAGCAATGTGTACAGAGACACCACCAGCCACACTACTAACCACCATaattattactaaaaaaaaaaacgagtaCAAGATAAGTATAGGAAATTTTATATTGATAGATAGATAGGTTCCAAAATCCATATACAACAAATGGAAAAGTCATGACATACACAAGTCTAATTTCCGAACTTAAGGAACTtcaggaggaggaggaggaggaggaggaggagtaGCTCCAccagcatcatcatcatcaagagAGTCAGTCGATTAGCAGCAGAATAATTTAAAGCAGCTTAAATAGCAAAGACTCACTCACTAGCCATTGATGGATCAAGTATTTGGAGCACTCTTTGATGATAGGCACGCTCTGCTTCAACCTTCATAATAAAAAATCGATCGCGAAATTAAGTGGGACGAATAAATTTTAACAACTGATCCAAGATTTCACAAGAACTGAATATTGCAGCGTCATATGGTGAAACTGTAATACCATAGCTATAAGACGCTGGAGCGTTAATCTCTGTTGCTGTGCTTCAACAGCAGTCATTGCTGCAGCTGCTTCTTTCCCCAATATGGCCATGTTTGCCTTTAGGTCTTGCAGCTTTGTTTCAGCTGCTTCCAGTTTCATAGCATTCTCAgcaggaggaggaggaggagtaGCTCCACCAGCTGCATCATCATCAAGAGAGTCAGTCGATCAGCAGCAGAATAATTTAAAGCAGCTTAAATAGCAAAGACTCACTCACTAGCCATTGATGGATCTTCGACAAGACATATCATTCATTCATAGTGTTTGTTAattattcaaaattcaaaattcaaaattgaaaataagtgAAATCACCAACCAACCATATTTGCTTGTTCAGGCAATGCAGTTTCTTCTCACAACCATACCAAATTAAACATTcctaaccctaaccctaaaaATAACCCGTAACCAATTCAAAAGCACAATTCTCCTCAAAATTGCTTGATTCACATGAAATAATCATAAATTGCGGCGGTCAATCCCTCAACCGCCCGCCGCGTGATCGCAGTTGCGGCCAGCCGCAACAACGGAATAATAATAAGGAAGAGATGAGGAGCTCACCACCAGTGGAGAAACGACGACGAGCCATGTTCACGGCGACACGGAATATAGCCATGGAAGGAAGGAATATGCAAATCGAAGGAAAATGCGATGAAACACTTCCCAAACCCGTCAAATTCAATTTATAGCTAAGATTTTCTTTTTTCCGCCGGAGATCATATACAGAAAGGTCCGAATTTGAACAGATTTGGAATATTCCATTGCTCATTATCTGTGTAACACATTCAAAATCAAGGTTGTGTCAATCAATCCTGTCAGTTATAATATATATCACGGATAAGCTATAGTGTAGTAATAATTCGTAAATCTAACAAGAAGTTATTACCTACCTACCTCTAATAGATCACCAACATTAATCACGAGAGCATCAGGGATGATTGGAACTTTAAACCACTGATTATCTTTGAGGACTTGGAGGCCTTCTACCTCTTTATCTTGCAGCAAAATAGTTATAGATGATCCATCAGCATGCGGCTTCACGCCTAGAACATGATCAGGCATAGGACATGGGGGGTAGAAACTGAATCTCATAGACATTGAAGCTTCCTCTCCACATTCATTTAGGAAGCAGTCCTCTTCCAAGTCCAATGACTTTGCTATGGCCCTTAAAATTACTTCATATAACTGCCTTAAACTTTCGATATATTGTTCTATAGTATTCCTGCATTGAGAAATCCAGTGACATGAAATATATTGTTCGTGTACAAATTAATAGAGCAAATAATTGTATCACCGTTAtggtatattttttatagaaCGCAGAATAGAAAAAACATTCTAGATATTTTTTATAGAGATTAAAACGATATTCAAGATAGCAAAATCTTTCGGTGGAGCTACTAAAGTATCAGTTACTTCATGCCgtgtaaaataatattaagttttattgagAACGTGAGTCGGGACGATAAGAATTTATACCTGAAATCATTGGGTTTTTGGGGccaaaatttgaaattcctcTGATCTTCAGGATGTACCTTCAGAAATAATCTGTCATTCCAATCAAGCTTTTGATTTTCTGAATATATTACATCATTTCCATATCCTTCAATATCGTTTGGTTCCCTTACATATTTTAGCTTTTCTCTCCTTGGAAGATCAAAGAATTGCTTTGAAATTTCCCTCACTTTGTCAAGAAACAAGCTTGTCATACCATGGTTTGTTGCCTGAATCACACAAAATAATTAGGAACATTATTGGAACTCAGCCACCAATATGTACTAGAAAGTTTATTTGAGAATAGCATT
Coding sequences within it:
- the LOC123898582 gene encoding codeine O-demethylase-like isoform X2, with protein sequence MAESVEVEIIGNKSAQDLALNPENIPNNYIHKEGGVGFRDALLPSESDDIDIPVVDIGNLTSPTTAQQELDKLHSALSSWGLFQATNHGMTSLFLDKVREISKQFFDLPRREKLKYVREPNDIEGYGNDVIYSENQKLDWNDRLFLKVHPEDQRNFKFWPQKPNDFRNTIEQYIESLRQLYEVILRAIAKSLDLEEDCFLNECGEEASMSMRFSFYPPCPMPDHVLGVKPHADGSSITILLQDKEVEGLQVLKDNQWFKVPIIPDALVINVGDLLEIMSNGIFQICSNSDLSVYDLRRKKENLSYKLNLTGLGSVSSHFPSICIFLPSMAIFRVAVNMARRRFSTGAGGATPPPPPAENAMKLEAAETKLQDLKANMAILGKEAAAAMTAVEAQQQRLTLQRLIAMVEAERAYHQRVLQILDPSMASDYSSSSSSSSS
- the LOC123898582 gene encoding codeine O-demethylase-like isoform X1 → MAESVEVEIIGNKSAQDLALNPENIPNNYIHKEGGVGFRDALLPSESDDIDIPVVDIGNLTSPTTAQQELDKLHSALSSWGLFQATNHGMTSLFLDKVREISKQFFDLPRREKLKYVREPNDIEGYGNDVIYSENQKLDWNDRLFLKVHPEDQRNFKFWPQKPNDFRNTIEQYIESLRQLYEVILRAIAKSLDLEEDCFLNECGEEASMSMRFSFYPPCPMPDHVLGVKPHADGSSITILLQDKEVEGLQVLKDNQWFKVPIIPDALVINVGDLLEIMSNGIFQICSNSDLSVYDLRRKKENLSYKLNLTGLGSVSSHFPSICIFLPSMAIFRVAVNMARRRFSTGAGGATPPPPPAENAMKLEAAETKLQDLKANMAILGKEAAAAMTAVEAQQQRLTLQRLIAMVEAERAYHQRVLQILDPSMATTPPPPPPPPPEVP